The following proteins are co-located in the Gigantopelta aegis isolate Gae_Host chromosome 5, Gae_host_genome, whole genome shotgun sequence genome:
- the LOC121373412 gene encoding zinc finger protein 708-like has product MSKMDWKTNSDLQIHNKMHSGEKPFQCGMCLKCFSNKCKIKEHMRIHTGERPFKCELCAKCFSQNSSLRTHMLIHSGVKNFKCEECTKCFYDFSNLKHHRLTHTGVKPFKCVICEKSFSRHSSLKQHMLIHAGVKNFKCEGCAKCFLLCSQLKRHVLIHAGAKPFQCDICAERFHRRGHLTKHIMITHADVKDFKCEVCAKCFLFGSQLKKHMVIHTGVRPFECESCAKSFYRSGDLKTHMLVHAGVKNFKCEVCAKCFLLGSQLTKHMIIHTDVKPFECEICAKCFYRRADLKKHSMLVHTDIKDFECEECLKRFSLASHLREHMLVHTGVKSFQCEVCAKCFSLKCNLKKHMLVHTASSHRC; this is encoded by the coding sequence ATGTCTAAAATGGATTGGAAAACCAATTCTGATCTGCAAATACATAACAAGATGCATtctggtgagaaacctttccAATGCGGGATGTGCTTGAAGTGTTTCTCTAACAAGTGTAAGATTAAGGAACACATGAGGATACACACTGGTGAACGACCATTTAAGTGTGAGttgtgtgcaaaatgtttctctcAGAATTCCAGCCTGCGAACCCATATGTTGATTCACAGCggtgttaagaatttcaaatgcGAAGAGTGTACAAAATGTTTCTATGACTTTTCAAACTTGAAACATCACAGGCTGACTCACACTGGCGTCAAACCTTTCAAATGCGTCATATGTGAAAAATCTTTCTCTCGGCATTCCAGCTTGAAacagcatatgttgattcacGCTGGagttaagaatttcaaatgtgaggggtgtgcaaaatgtttcttacTCTGTTCCCAATTGAAAAGACATGTGTTGATTCACGCTGGAGCTAAGCCTTTCCAATGTGATATCTGTGCTGAACGTTTCCATAGGAGAGGTCACTTGACGAAACATATTATGATCACTCATGCTGATGTTAAggatttcaaatgtgaagtatgtgcaaaatgtttcctgtTCGGTTCCCAACTGAagaaacatatggtcattcacACTGGCGTTAGACCCTTTGAATGTGAGAGCTGTGCAAAATCGTTCTATAGGAGCGGTGACCTGAAGACACATATGTTAGTTCACGCTGGagttaagaatttcaaatgtgaggtgtgtgcaaaatgtttcttacTCGGTTCTCAACTGACGAAACACATGATCATACACACTGACGTTAAACCTTTCGAATGTGAAATCTGTGCAAAGTGTTTCTACAGACGTGCTGATTTGAAGAAACACAGTATGTTGGTTCACACCGACATCAAGGATTTCGAATGTGAGGAGTGTCTGAAGCGTTTCTCTCTGGCCTCCCATTTGAGGGAACACATGCTCGTGCACACCGGCGTTAAGTCCTTTCAGTGCGAGGtctgtgcaaaatgtttctcgcTAAAGTGcaacttaaaaaaacatatgttGGTTCACACTGCTAGTTCACACCGGTGTTAA